The following coding sequences lie in one Megalodesulfovibrio gigas DSM 1382 = ATCC 19364 genomic window:
- a CDS encoding PilZ domain-containing protein, with translation MSEELLNRHVKCPTCGDLFTIQRGLAEAGGDLAAVDGIPGSDRRRTSRAPTVSIRILHEDSLREFPVKDITPKGLGILHLGWRFELGRVILFDLIEGYKFLLKGLAAKVVRIDDEAIGCVFENVAEEEITPIYHAALTKKVVSGKILLHDDDTME, from the coding sequence ATGAGCGAGGAGCTGCTGAATCGTCACGTCAAATGCCCCACCTGCGGCGATTTGTTCACCATCCAGCGAGGGTTGGCCGAAGCGGGCGGTGACCTGGCGGCGGTGGACGGGATTCCGGGCAGTGATCGGCGCCGCACCAGCAGAGCACCCACGGTTTCCATCCGCATCCTGCACGAGGATTCGCTGCGCGAATTTCCCGTCAAGGACATCACGCCCAAAGGCCTCGGCATCCTCCATCTGGGCTGGCGGTTCGAACTGGGACGCGTGATCCTGTTCGACCTCATCGAAGGCTACAAGTTTTTGCTCAAGGGGCTTGCGGCCAAGGTGGTGCGCATTGACGACGAGGCCATCGGCTGCGTGTTCGAGAACGTGGCGGAAGAGGAAATCACGCCAATTTACCACGCTGCCTTGACCAAAAAGGTCGTCAGCGGCAAAATCCTGCTGCATGATGATGACACGATGGAATAG
- a CDS encoding FHA domain-containing protein has product MVEHPHRAATSPPSAAEPAFHLVIRFGTQQFVLGGQDDGATSLSMGREKGNDLVAPQKFVSRRHATIERVRDRFVFTDTSANGTYIQPAGQDLLHIQGAKVFLEGRGVLSLGMHLDKPEALRIEYALE; this is encoded by the coding sequence ATGGTTGAACACCCTCACCGCGCCGCCACGTCCCCGCCGTCCGCTGCCGAACCCGCCTTCCATCTGGTGATTCGATTCGGAACGCAGCAGTTCGTGCTTGGGGGCCAGGACGACGGCGCAACCAGTCTTTCCATGGGGCGGGAAAAGGGCAACGATCTCGTGGCGCCGCAAAAGTTCGTCTCTCGCCGGCATGCCACCATCGAACGCGTGCGCGACCGGTTTGTCTTCACAGACACCAGCGCCAACGGCACCTACATCCAGCCTGCCGGCCAGGACCTGCTGCACATCCAGGGAGCCAAGGTGTTTCTGGAGGGCAGGGGGGTGCTTTCCCTGGGAATGCACCTGGACAAGCCCGAGGCCCTGCGCATCGAATACGCATTGGAATGA
- a CDS encoding SH3 domain-containing protein yields MRNVMLMLALAIAALVLAPAATALAQCPPGHVWQQGRCLPLPPPPPPPPPPPPRGPQGMKIVTARSLNIRTCPAPACPVAAVVHRGQQLRVEGFENGFFFVRLPGTPITGWAAARFLAP; encoded by the coding sequence ATGCGAAATGTCATGCTGATGCTGGCGCTGGCGATTGCCGCCCTGGTGCTCGCCCCGGCTGCCACCGCCCTGGCCCAATGTCCGCCCGGCCATGTCTGGCAACAGGGGCGCTGCCTGCCCCTGCCGCCCCCGCCTCCGCCACCACCTCCGCCACCGCCGCGTGGCCCGCAAGGCATGAAGATCGTGACTGCCCGGTCGCTGAACATCCGCACCTGCCCGGCACCGGCCTGCCCTGTGGCCGCCGTGGTGCACCGCGGGCAGCAACTGCGGGTGGAGGGATTCGAGAACGGGTTCTTTTTTGTCCGCCTGCCCGGCACGCCCATCACCGGCTGGGCTGCAGCCCGGTTCCTGGCGCCGTAG
- a CDS encoding carbonic anhydrase — translation MHDIARFIKGFQSFQKRFFCDDSSLYDILKGGQKPRTLVIACIDSRVDPAILTGSQPGELLVVRNVANLVPPYEPDAGLHGVSAALEHGVTRLEVEHIIVLGHACCGGIQTLMTLQEHQDQKTEFLGNWVRIADRARLQTLTDLGDKPTDLQQQACEQAAILVSLENLLTFPWVKQRVEAGTLFLHGWYFDLRTGDLMSYLPESGAFEPLAPRCW, via the coding sequence ATGCACGACATCGCCCGCTTCATCAAAGGCTTCCAAAGTTTTCAGAAACGCTTTTTCTGCGACGATTCCAGCCTCTATGACATCCTGAAAGGCGGCCAGAAACCGCGCACCCTGGTCATTGCCTGCATCGACTCCCGGGTGGACCCGGCCATCCTCACCGGCAGCCAGCCCGGCGAGTTGCTGGTGGTGCGCAACGTGGCCAATCTGGTCCCGCCCTACGAGCCCGACGCCGGGCTGCACGGCGTGAGCGCCGCCCTGGAACATGGCGTGACCCGGCTGGAAGTGGAACACATCATCGTCCTGGGCCATGCCTGCTGCGGCGGCATCCAGACCCTGATGACCCTGCAGGAACACCAGGACCAGAAAACCGAATTCCTGGGCAACTGGGTGCGCATTGCCGACCGCGCCCGCCTGCAGACCCTGACCGACCTGGGCGACAAGCCCACCGACCTCCAGCAGCAAGCCTGCGAACAGGCAGCCATCCTTGTCTCCCTGGAAAATCTGCTCACCTTTCCCTGGGTCAAGCAACGTGTGGAGGCAGGTACGCTCTTCCTGCACGGCTGGTACTTCGACCTGCGCACCGGCGACCTGATGAGCTATTTGCCGGAATCCGGCGCCTTTGAGCCCCTGGCCCCGCGCTGCTGGTGA
- a CDS encoding YqaE/Pmp3 family membrane protein, with protein sequence MADFIRIVLSVIIPPLGVFLQVGIGKHFWINILLTLLGYIPGLVHAIWVIAKK encoded by the coding sequence ATGGCCGATTTCATCCGTATTGTCCTGTCCGTCATCATCCCGCCCCTGGGCGTGTTCCTGCAGGTGGGCATCGGCAAGCATTTCTGGATCAACATCCTGCTCACCCTGCTGGGCTACATCCCCGGTCTGGTGCATGCCATCTGGGTTATTGCCAAAAAATAA
- a CDS encoding DUF6691 family protein, whose translation MDLLWGLVTGALFGVLLQRCRVLRYDKQLGALRLKDMTIVKFMLTTVVVGAVGLHLLAAVGVVSFSIKSFNIGGVVLGGLLFGVGWGLCGYCPGTAAGALGEGRLDGLWALAGMVLGAGLFAELYPLLQRTVLAWGDLGKLTLGEALGTGPWPVILLLAAGAGLLFRFFERRRL comes from the coding sequence ATGGATTTGCTGTGGGGACTGGTGACGGGCGCGCTCTTCGGCGTGCTGCTGCAGCGCTGCCGGGTGCTGCGCTACGACAAGCAATTGGGCGCGCTGCGACTCAAGGATATGACCATCGTCAAGTTCATGCTCACCACCGTGGTGGTGGGCGCGGTGGGGCTGCATCTGCTGGCGGCCGTGGGGGTGGTGTCTTTTTCCATCAAGAGCTTCAACATCGGCGGCGTGGTGCTGGGCGGCCTGCTGTTCGGCGTGGGCTGGGGCCTGTGCGGCTACTGCCCGGGCACGGCGGCCGGAGCCCTGGGCGAGGGCCGGCTGGACGGCCTGTGGGCCCTGGCGGGCATGGTGCTGGGCGCGGGCTTGTTCGCGGAGCTGTATCCCCTGCTCCAACGCACGGTGCTGGCCTGGGGCGACCTGGGCAAGCTGACCCTGGGCGAGGCCCTGGGCACCGGGCCATGGCCGGTGATCCTGCTGCTGGCGGCTGGCGCAGGCCTGCTGTTCCGATTTTTTGAACGAAGGAGGCTGTAA
- a CDS encoding YeeE/YedE thiosulfate transporter family protein: MRRIVPRLPAEPGPMNPYVGGALAGLLLIASVVFVDKYFGASTTFVRAAGLLELLFAPDHVADNAYFKKELPRVDWQWMFVAGVMLGSLVSSMLNRSFRITAVPDSWRARFGDRPRLRAVTAFGGGVLAIIGARLAGGCPSGHGLSGSVQLAVSSFVALVCFFVGGLVMARILYKGK; the protein is encoded by the coding sequence ATGCGGCGCATTGTGCCCCGCCTGCCAGCAGAACCCGGCCCCATGAATCCCTATGTAGGCGGTGCCCTGGCCGGACTGCTGCTCATCGCCTCCGTGGTGTTTGTGGACAAATACTTCGGAGCATCCACCACCTTCGTGCGTGCCGCCGGCCTGCTGGAACTGCTCTTCGCCCCTGACCATGTGGCGGACAACGCCTATTTCAAAAAGGAACTGCCCCGGGTGGACTGGCAATGGATGTTCGTGGCCGGGGTGATGCTGGGGTCCTTGGTGTCCTCCATGCTGAACCGGTCCTTTCGCATCACGGCCGTACCGGACTCCTGGCGGGCCCGCTTTGGCGACCGGCCACGGCTGCGCGCGGTGACGGCCTTTGGCGGCGGAGTGCTGGCCATCATCGGCGCTCGTCTGGCCGGCGGCTGTCCCAGCGGGCACGGGCTTTCAGGGTCGGTGCAGTTGGCGGTATCCAGCTTCGTGGCTTTGGTGTGCTTTTTCGTCGGGGGGCTGGTCATGGCCCGGATTCTGTACAAAGGGAAATAG
- a CDS encoding peroxiredoxin, with protein MEETHGIPLLGEKLPKIKALTTMGPIKLPHDMKGRWFVLFSHPADFTPVCTTEFVAFQKRAEEFRAQNCELIGLSIDQIFSHIKWIDWIEEKLGIAIDFPVIADDMGEIAKSLGMLHPGKGSNTVRAVFIVDPEGIIRLMIYYPQEIGRNMDEILRALKALQTSDKNQVAVPAGWPANELIGDGVIVPPAKDRKTAKERLTGGEFECYDWWFCHKKLPEAGE; from the coding sequence ATGGAAGAGACGCACGGCATTCCCCTTCTTGGTGAAAAACTCCCAAAAATCAAAGCCCTGACCACCATGGGGCCCATCAAGCTCCCGCATGACATGAAAGGCCGCTGGTTTGTGCTGTTCAGCCATCCGGCAGACTTCACCCCGGTCTGCACCACGGAATTCGTGGCGTTCCAAAAACGGGCCGAGGAATTCCGGGCCCAGAATTGCGAGCTCATCGGCCTGTCCATCGACCAGATCTTCTCCCACATCAAATGGATTGACTGGATTGAAGAAAAACTCGGCATTGCCATCGACTTCCCGGTCATTGCCGACGACATGGGCGAGATCGCCAAGTCCCTGGGCATGCTCCACCCCGGCAAAGGCTCCAACACCGTGCGCGCGGTGTTCATTGTGGATCCCGAAGGCATCATCCGCCTGATGATCTACTACCCGCAGGAAATCGGCCGCAACATGGATGAGATCCTGCGCGCCCTCAAGGCCCTGCAGACCTCGGACAAGAACCAGGTGGCCGTGCCTGCCGGCTGGCCGGCCAACGAACTCATCGGCGACGGCGTCATCGTCCCGCCTGCCAAGGATCGCAAGACTGCCAAGGAACGCCTGACCGGCGGCGAGTTCGAGTGTTACGACTGGTGGTTCTGCCACAAAAAGCTGCCTGAAGCCGGCGAATAG
- the gltX gene encoding glutamate--tRNA ligase encodes MTTTRFAPSPTGALHIGGARTAIFSWLLARNQGGAFRLRIEDTDRERSLPEHTAAILEALAWLGLDWDDETVYQRQREARHLAAVQQLLDQGKAYWCECTPEEVDAMRETARAAGKKPKYDGRCRCKGLGPGPGRVVRFLLEDGPRVVVEDMVKGHVAVEREELDDMILLRSDGAPVYNLAVVVDDHEMGVTHVLRGEDHLPNTPKQMLLYQALGWETPRFGHVPLIHGADGKKLSKRHGARAVLEYRDEGVLPEALVNYLVRLGWACGDQEIFSREELIKSFTTDNLSSSPARFDPEKLLWLSGHYIKEAPAERLAALLPAYVEAQGLPVPGPEDLAAIIHLFKPRARTLVEMAQAAAFLLVDDDALTYDAAALGKLLSPPPRALFEGLLARLEQADAFTAEALEGLLKEYVAEAGVKFKELGPPLRVALTGGTNSPDLSHTMAALGKARCLARIRRVLKEQSA; translated from the coding sequence ATGACCACCACTCGCTTTGCTCCCAGCCCCACCGGCGCGCTGCACATCGGCGGCGCCCGTACGGCCATCTTTTCCTGGCTCCTGGCCCGCAACCAGGGCGGCGCCTTCCGTCTGCGCATCGAAGACACGGACCGCGAACGCTCCCTGCCCGAACACACCGCCGCCATTCTCGAAGCCCTGGCCTGGCTGGGCCTGGACTGGGATGACGAGACCGTCTACCAGCGCCAGCGCGAAGCGCGGCACCTGGCTGCCGTGCAGCAGCTCCTGGACCAGGGCAAGGCCTACTGGTGCGAGTGCACCCCCGAAGAAGTGGACGCCATGCGCGAAACCGCCCGCGCCGCCGGCAAGAAGCCCAAGTACGACGGCCGCTGCCGCTGCAAGGGCCTGGGACCCGGACCGGGCCGGGTGGTGCGTTTTCTGCTGGAGGACGGCCCCCGCGTGGTGGTGGAGGACATGGTCAAGGGCCATGTGGCCGTGGAGCGCGAGGAACTGGACGACATGATCCTCCTGCGCAGCGACGGCGCGCCCGTGTACAACCTGGCCGTGGTGGTGGACGATCACGAAATGGGCGTCACCCATGTGCTGCGGGGTGAGGATCATCTGCCCAACACCCCCAAGCAGATGCTGCTGTACCAGGCCCTGGGCTGGGAAACGCCGCGCTTCGGCCATGTGCCCCTTATCCACGGGGCGGACGGCAAGAAGCTCTCCAAGCGTCACGGCGCCCGCGCGGTGCTGGAATACCGGGACGAAGGCGTGCTGCCCGAGGCCCTGGTGAATTATCTGGTGCGCCTGGGCTGGGCCTGCGGGGATCAGGAAATCTTCAGCCGCGAGGAGCTGATCAAGAGCTTCACCACGGACAACTTGTCCTCTTCGCCGGCACGGTTCGATCCGGAAAAGCTCCTCTGGCTCTCCGGACACTACATCAAGGAAGCGCCCGCGGAGCGACTGGCCGCGCTCCTGCCTGCCTACGTCGAGGCCCAGGGCCTGCCCGTGCCCGGCCCGGAGGATCTGGCCGCCATCATCCACCTGTTCAAGCCCCGTGCCCGGACCCTGGTGGAAATGGCCCAGGCCGCAGCCTTCCTGCTGGTGGACGACGACGCCCTGACCTATGACGCCGCCGCCCTGGGCAAGCTGCTGTCGCCTCCCCCTCGGGCACTCTTCGAAGGGCTGCTGGCCCGGTTGGAACAGGCCGACGCCTTCACCGCCGAGGCGCTGGAAGGCCTGCTCAAGGAATATGTGGCCGAGGCCGGAGTGAAATTCAAGGAACTGGGCCCGCCCCTGCGCGTGGCCCTGACCGGCGGCACCAACAGCCCGGATCTTTCCCACACCATGGCCGCCCTGGGCAAGGCCCGTTGCCTGGCCCGCATCCGGCGGGTGCTGAAGGAACAGAGCGCCTGA
- a CDS encoding EAL and HDOD domain-containing protein — protein MADKLDDTTSIGEHLFFSKQPIFSKNPKVWGYELIYRDSPWLLAGGNTGAGIPSRAAQLSKRMAANAYALNLRGRVGAAKLMVPFSETSLMEKAPAGLPASHTVIELKESPSVGPEVLAAVDALRDDGYLLALDDFEGLPGCEAQLERADILRIDVRDKRPVRILESMNKVEAGKALLVAKGVDSIELHKLARALGFKLFQGAYYKKAEVRPDRSLTASEASRLELFRTIAGRPDFPKLAQSIAMDASISYRLLVFLNSAYFSFPVEITSIQHAVVLLGWEQIKNWLRVAILTDLAPSEKSHELVRIAAQRARFFELAASRSGYPADFQDSLFLLGLFSLLDALLDMPMTEVVKVLPINDDIKAGLLREKNVFAVWLELAKAIEETQWDRVDKVVKLLRMESTVIANAYYDSHVLTNSFFEMSQ, from the coding sequence ATGGCGGACAAACTTGACGACACGACCAGTATCGGCGAGCATCTTTTCTTTAGTAAACAGCCAATTTTTTCCAAGAATCCAAAGGTATGGGGCTACGAGCTCATCTACCGGGACAGCCCCTGGCTTCTGGCCGGCGGCAATACTGGTGCGGGCATTCCCAGCCGCGCCGCCCAGCTTTCCAAGCGCATGGCCGCCAATGCCTATGCCTTGAATCTTCGCGGCCGCGTGGGCGCGGCCAAGCTCATGGTGCCTTTCTCTGAAACCTCGCTCATGGAGAAGGCCCCCGCCGGCCTGCCCGCCAGCCATACCGTCATTGAACTCAAGGAGTCTCCCAGCGTGGGGCCGGAGGTGCTGGCCGCCGTGGACGCCCTGCGCGATGACGGCTATCTGCTGGCCCTGGACGACTTTGAAGGCCTGCCCGGTTGCGAAGCCCAGCTGGAGCGTGCGGATATTTTACGCATCGACGTCCGCGACAAGCGGCCCGTGCGCATCCTGGAGTCCATGAACAAGGTGGAGGCCGGCAAGGCTCTGCTGGTGGCCAAGGGCGTGGACAGCATCGAGCTGCACAAGCTGGCCCGGGCCCTGGGGTTCAAGCTCTTTCAGGGCGCGTATTACAAGAAGGCCGAAGTCCGGCCGGACCGCTCCCTCACCGCCAGCGAGGCGTCCCGTCTGGAGCTGTTCCGGACCATTGCCGGGCGGCCGGATTTCCCCAAGCTGGCCCAGTCCATCGCCATGGATGCCAGCATTTCCTACCGGCTCCTGGTCTTCCTCAACTCGGCGTATTTCAGTTTCCCGGTGGAGATCACCTCCATCCAGCATGCCGTGGTGCTGCTGGGCTGGGAGCAGATCAAGAACTGGCTGCGGGTGGCCATTCTGACGGACCTGGCGCCTTCGGAAAAAAGCCACGAGCTGGTGCGCATTGCGGCGCAGCGGGCCAGATTCTTCGAGCTGGCCGCCAGCCGCAGCGGCTATCCGGCGGATTTTCAGGACTCACTCTTCCTGCTCGGCCTGTTCTCCCTGCTTGATGCATTGCTGGACATGCCCATGACCGAGGTGGTCAAGGTGCTGCCCATCAACGACGACATCAAGGCCGGCTTGCTGCGGGAGAAGAACGTCTTTGCCGTATGGTTGGAACTGGCCAAGGCCATTGAGGAAACCCAGTGGGACCGGGTGGACAAGGTGGTCAAGCTGCTGCGCATGGAATCCACGGTCATTGCCAATGCGTATTACGATTCCCATGTCCTCACCAACTCCTTCTTCGAGATGAGCCAGTAG
- a CDS encoding polysaccharide deacetylase family protein, with product MKLVLSIDVEEEGLFSGAYQRNAPVKNLDHLSRLEFLSKEMGFPLTLLVSWQVANDPHCRDILKRWQDELGAEIGAHLHPWSTPPFEDLGKPEPVPSDEIPERLLRAKFETLLETLQTGLGVTPTSFRMGRWDFGRQMQTLLPQYGIQVDASIAPLRHIRGGPDRFLAPADPYWLQPADPNGRPLFEVPLTMVPIWPSSPRVVHSLAKALPSKARQAILSNFSAVGAVGIQPVWYPATSMRWAARIHRRRKGQVLTMFLHSSELMPGQSPHFPNEDAVHRLVEKIRDFITWLTQTGPVQGVTLSELLPKDRAGAA from the coding sequence ATGAAGCTCGTTCTCAGCATTGATGTGGAAGAAGAAGGTTTGTTTTCAGGGGCGTACCAGCGCAATGCGCCAGTCAAGAACCTGGACCACCTCTCCAGGCTTGAATTTCTGTCCAAGGAAATGGGCTTCCCCCTCACCCTGCTGGTTTCCTGGCAGGTGGCCAACGATCCCCACTGCCGGGACATCCTCAAGCGCTGGCAGGACGAGCTGGGCGCGGAAATCGGCGCGCACCTGCATCCCTGGTCCACCCCGCCCTTCGAGGATCTTGGCAAGCCCGAGCCCGTGCCCTCGGACGAGATCCCCGAGCGCCTGCTGCGCGCCAAATTCGAAACCCTGCTGGAGACCCTGCAGACCGGCCTGGGCGTGACGCCCACATCCTTCCGCATGGGGCGCTGGGACTTCGGCCGCCAGATGCAGACCCTGCTGCCCCAGTACGGCATCCAGGTGGATGCCTCCATTGCGCCACTGCGGCACATCCGCGGCGGGCCGGATCGCTTCCTGGCCCCGGCCGATCCTTACTGGCTCCAGCCTGCTGACCCCAATGGCCGGCCCCTCTTCGAAGTGCCGCTCACCATGGTTCCCATCTGGCCGTCCTCTCCGCGGGTGGTGCATTCCCTGGCCAAGGCCCTGCCGTCCAAGGCGCGTCAGGCCATCCTCTCCAACTTCTCGGCCGTGGGTGCGGTGGGCATCCAGCCGGTATGGTACCCGGCGACCTCCATGCGCTGGGCGGCCCGCATCCACCGCCGCCGCAAAGGCCAGGTGCTCACCATGTTTCTGCACTCCTCCGAGCTCATGCCCGGCCAGAGTCCGCACTTTCCCAATGAAGACGCCGTGCACCGGCTGGTGGAAAAAATCCGGGACTTCATTACCTGGCTGACCCAGACCGGGCCCGTGCAAGGCGTGACCCTTTCCGAACTCTTGCCCAAAGACCGCGCCGGCGCGGCCTGA
- a CDS encoding zinc-dependent alcohol dehydrogenase — protein MRALVYRKSVPHYLAGMLAARLAPRRFLPGLAPLALQEIPTPDPARALGPRSTDFAVCRVRMCGICGSDLNLLRAAESLLLEPYGSFPAVLGHEVLAEILTPPADSTLQPGQRVVIEPVLHCAVRGLPLCEPCRHGDTNLCERFTEGDIAPGVVLGYNATLGGGMAEQCMAHRAMLHPVPDTMSDERAILVDSLASALQPALDNIPEKHETVLVLGAGIIGQHLIRCLRALGSTARLVVAARRNFQRDLALAGGADQVLMSPNLAALGQALGARLLKTTLGGGNLEGGCHRVFDCVGSSGSVQQSLLALRARGRYVMVGTAGSLSKADVSSLWFRQLTMTGTSCYSWGMHNGTRVRTYALALELLADPAFPVQGLLTHTFPLTSWKDAFACVFDKKTSQSMKVAFDMRQMVHGSQLAATAQEATA, from the coding sequence ATGCGCGCACTTGTCTACAGAAAATCCGTCCCGCATTACCTGGCGGGCATGCTCGCCGCCCGGCTTGCGCCGCGACGGTTCCTGCCCGGCTTGGCGCCCCTGGCCCTGCAGGAGATCCCGACGCCGGACCCGGCCCGCGCCCTTGGCCCGCGCAGCACCGACTTTGCCGTGTGCCGCGTGCGGATGTGCGGCATCTGCGGCTCGGATCTGAACCTGCTGCGGGCGGCGGAATCCCTGCTGCTGGAGCCCTACGGCTCGTTCCCGGCCGTGCTGGGGCATGAGGTGCTGGCGGAAATCCTCACACCGCCGGCGGATTCCACGCTGCAGCCAGGACAGCGCGTGGTGATTGAACCCGTGCTGCACTGCGCCGTGCGCGGACTCCCCCTGTGCGAGCCCTGCCGCCACGGCGACACCAACCTGTGCGAACGCTTCACCGAGGGCGACATCGCCCCCGGCGTGGTTCTGGGATACAACGCCACCCTGGGCGGCGGCATGGCCGAGCAGTGCATGGCCCATCGCGCCATGCTCCACCCCGTGCCGGACACCATGTCCGACGAACGCGCCATCCTGGTGGATTCCCTGGCCTCGGCCCTGCAGCCGGCGCTGGACAACATTCCCGAGAAGCACGAAACCGTGCTGGTGCTGGGAGCGGGCATCATCGGCCAGCACCTCATCCGCTGCCTGCGGGCCCTGGGCAGCACGGCCAGGCTGGTGGTGGCGGCACGGCGGAATTTTCAGCGGGATCTGGCCCTGGCCGGCGGGGCGGATCAGGTGCTCATGTCTCCGAACCTGGCCGCCCTGGGGCAGGCCCTGGGGGCGCGGCTGCTCAAGACCACCCTGGGCGGCGGCAATCTGGAAGGCGGTTGCCACCGCGTGTTCGATTGCGTGGGGTCCTCCGGCTCGGTGCAGCAGTCCCTGCTTGCCTTGCGGGCCAGGGGCCGGTACGTGATGGTGGGCACGGCGGGAAGCCTCTCCAAGGCGGACGTCTCCAGCCTCTGGTTCCGGCAACTGACCATGACCGGCACCTCCTGCTACAGCTGGGGGATGCACAACGGAACCCGCGTGCGGACGTATGCCCTGGCGCTGGAGCTGCTGGCTGATCCGGCCTTTCCCGTCCAGGGTCTGCTGACCCACACCTTTCCCTTGACGTCCTGGAAGGACGCCTTTGCCTGCGTGTTCGACAAAAAAACCAGCCAGAGCATGAAGGTGGCTTTCGACATGCGACAGATGGTTCACGGCTCGCAGCTCGCCGCCACGGCGCAGGAGGCCACGGCATGA
- a CDS encoding radical SAM protein has protein sequence MGRRSGVGSSSVLKLSFRIAKHPWIASKLAKLQVEKWLFNQIASPSTKDGMARQVRQVSIRITDICNLRCIMCGQWGPTGFLHGKDLRELKREEVSPVRYIECLEDLVAHGHHPIVYLWGGEPTMYDGWLDVLNACKRLKLPTAIATNGTRLAQHAQAIVDSRMFLLQISIDGPDKEIHNRIRRGVGSADSYTAIQEGIAAVREARSKSGGELPLIASLTTVSKENYQHLTGIYEAYKDKVDLFVFYPAWWIDEESADAHAKDFQRRFGFEPALHRGWVGGWKPSDYAELDAQLQKLKELGKQPGSPPVILIPDISGVDNLHKYYTDHKESFGFDQCISICQVVEIDSNGDISPCRDYHDYVVGNIKDHTITELWNSERFRIFRKSLAQDGLMPVCTRCCGLMGY, from the coding sequence ATGGGTAGACGAAGCGGCGTCGGTTCTTCCTCCGTTCTCAAGCTCTCTTTCAGGATCGCCAAGCATCCCTGGATTGCCAGCAAGCTCGCCAAGCTCCAGGTGGAAAAGTGGCTGTTCAACCAGATTGCCTCGCCCTCCACCAAGGACGGCATGGCCCGTCAGGTGCGTCAGGTGTCCATCCGCATCACGGACATCTGCAACCTGCGCTGCATCATGTGCGGTCAGTGGGGTCCCACCGGCTTTCTGCACGGCAAGGACCTGCGCGAGCTCAAGCGCGAGGAGGTCTCCCCCGTCCGCTACATCGAATGCCTGGAAGATCTGGTGGCCCATGGGCATCATCCCATCGTGTACCTGTGGGGCGGCGAACCCACCATGTACGACGGCTGGCTGGACGTGCTGAACGCCTGCAAGCGCCTCAAGCTGCCCACGGCCATCGCCACCAACGGCACCCGCCTGGCCCAGCACGCCCAGGCCATCGTGGATTCCCGCATGTTCCTGCTGCAGATCTCCATCGACGGGCCGGACAAGGAAATCCACAACCGCATCCGCCGCGGCGTGGGCAGTGCAGACAGCTACACCGCCATCCAGGAGGGCATTGCCGCCGTGCGCGAGGCCCGGAGCAAGTCCGGCGGCGAGCTGCCTCTCATCGCCTCGCTGACCACCGTCTCCAAGGAAAACTACCAGCACCTGACCGGCATTTACGAGGCCTACAAGGACAAGGTGGATCTCTTCGTGTTCTATCCTGCCTGGTGGATCGACGAAGAAAGCGCCGACGCCCATGCCAAGGATTTTCAGCGCCGCTTCGGTTTTGAGCCCGCGCTGCATCGCGGCTGGGTGGGCGGCTGGAAACCCTCGGACTATGCCGAACTGGACGCCCAGCTCCAGAAGCTCAAGGAGCTTGGCAAGCAGCCCGGTTCCCCGCCGGTGATCCTCATCCCGGACATCTCCGGCGTGGACAACCTGCACAAGTATTACACCGATCACAAAGAAAGCTTCGGCTTCGATCAGTGCATCTCCATCTGCCAGGTGGTGGAAATCGATTCCAACGGGGACATCTCCCCCTGCCGCGACTATCACGACTACGTCGTCGGCAACATCAAGGATCATACCATCACCGAGCTGTGGAATTCCGAACGGTTCCGCATCTTCCGCAAGTCCCTGGCGCAGGACGGCCTCATGCCCGTGTGCACCCGTTGCTGCGGGTTGATGGGGTACTAA